One window of the Pirellulales bacterium genome contains the following:
- a CDS encoding UdgX family uracil-DNA binding protein (This protein belongs to the uracil DNA glycosylase superfamily, members of which act in excision repair of DNA. However, it belongs more specifically to UdgX branch, whose founding member was found to bind uracil in DNA (where it does not belong), without cleaving it, appears to promote DNA repair by a pathway involving RecA, rather than base excision.) yields MKSTTAQAFLPRGRSLSALRAAAEKCQGCALYRSATQVVFGEGPAHARLMLIGETPGDEEDLAGRPFVGAAGRLLDQLLQEAGIDRAQTYVTNAVKHFKWTPRGKRRLHAKPNSREINACRPWLEAEMSCIDPQLIVCLGATAAQALLGRDFRITRRRGEFHPGREGGQILATYHPSAVLRAPDDRRRRTMRAQLLRDLRKAAAWLAK; encoded by the coding sequence ATGAAATCTACTACTGCTCAGGCATTTCTTCCTCGCGGGCGCAGTCTCAGCGCGCTGCGCGCAGCGGCGGAAAAGTGCCAAGGGTGTGCGCTGTATCGTAGCGCTACCCAGGTCGTCTTTGGCGAGGGTCCGGCGCACGCGCGCTTGATGCTCATCGGCGAAACACCTGGTGACGAAGAGGACCTTGCGGGACGCCCTTTCGTCGGGGCTGCCGGCCGCTTGCTTGACCAGTTATTGCAGGAGGCCGGCATTGACCGCGCGCAGACGTATGTGACCAATGCGGTGAAGCACTTCAAGTGGACGCCGCGCGGCAAGCGAAGGCTCCACGCCAAGCCCAACTCGAGAGAAATCAATGCTTGCCGTCCGTGGCTCGAAGCGGAAATGTCCTGCATCGACCCGCAATTGATCGTCTGCCTGGGCGCGACGGCGGCACAGGCCTTGTTAGGGCGCGACTTTCGCATCACCCGCCGGCGCGGCGAATTTCACCCTGGTCGTGAGGGGGGACAGATTTTGGCGACGTATCATCCTTCCGCCGTATTGCGGGCGCCGGACGATCGCCGACGTCGGACGATGCGTGCCCAACTGCTACGCGATCTGCGAAAAGCGGCCGCATGGCTGGCGAAATAG
- a CDS encoding fibronectin type III domain-containing protein, with amino-acid sequence MFGSSRSRVGRFSRRLNFERLEERYALSGGAVAAIVAGPVPANAPSGLQSPLATSSPAAITAPVNFTGTSISDTQVSLNWSATNGALGYDLYEFINGQPMMLATYPATTNSTTVSNLVAGTDYAFNLVAFDGTSSAATPWISVTTTGAPAVLSPPASFTGSALSATQVSLNWTPTAGAAGYNLYEFVNSQPTLVATYDATTTSATISNLNSGTTYPFNLVAFSGQQFAATPWIGVTTNGGSQPVLAPQNFTAQPMSNTQIGLTWSPDSNATGFRLYEFLNGQPSLIATYGAGTTSATVSNLTANTTYSFNLVAFNSAETAATPWVAATTTSGPLAAPGNFVGSPLSSSEITLSWSVTPNATGYRLYEFENGQPTQIATLDSSMTSTVVNSLMTNTQYAFNLVAFNAATTAATPWIAVNTTL; translated from the coding sequence ATGTTCGGATCATCGCGATCGCGCGTGGGCCGTTTCAGTCGCCGCTTGAACTTCGAGCGTCTGGAAGAACGCTACGCTCTGTCAGGGGGCGCGGTGGCAGCGATCGTGGCGGGCCCCGTGCCGGCCAACGCGCCTAGCGGCCTTCAGTCACCGCTGGCGACCTCGTCGCCTGCGGCGATAACCGCGCCTGTCAACTTTACTGGAACTTCCATTTCGGATACGCAGGTAAGCCTGAACTGGTCCGCAACCAATGGCGCACTTGGCTATGACCTCTACGAGTTCATAAATGGTCAGCCGATGATGTTGGCAACGTATCCCGCTACGACCAACTCGACAACGGTTTCAAATCTTGTAGCGGGGACGGATTACGCCTTCAATCTGGTGGCCTTCGATGGCACCAGCTCGGCCGCGACACCTTGGATCAGCGTCACCACGACAGGCGCCCCAGCCGTTTTGTCTCCGCCGGCCAGCTTCACCGGGTCGGCACTTTCCGCCACACAGGTTTCATTAAACTGGACACCTACGGCCGGCGCCGCGGGCTACAACCTATACGAGTTTGTCAATAGTCAACCGACGCTTGTTGCGACTTACGATGCGACAACCACGTCGGCAACGATTAGCAATCTGAACTCGGGCACCACCTATCCATTCAATCTCGTCGCATTTAGCGGCCAGCAATTCGCGGCGACGCCGTGGATAGGCGTAACGACCAATGGTGGCAGCCAGCCCGTGCTGGCACCACAAAACTTTACCGCTCAGCCGATGTCCAATACCCAAATCGGATTGACCTGGTCGCCCGATAGTAATGCGACCGGTTTCCGGCTTTATGAGTTCCTGAATGGGCAGCCGTCGTTGATCGCGACCTACGGAGCGGGCACGACGTCGGCGACTGTCAGCAACCTGACGGCGAATACCACCTATTCCTTCAATCTGGTGGCATTCAATAGCGCAGAGACCGCCGCCACACCCTGGGTGGCCGCCACCACGACGAGCGGGCCGCTGGCTGCGCCTGGCAATTTTGTCGGGTCACCGCTATCCAGCTCCGAGATCACGTTAAGCTGGTCGGTAACGCCAAACGCGACGGGCTACCGTTTGTACGAATTCGAGAATGGGCAACCGACACAGATTGCAACCCTTGATTCCTCGATGACCTCGACGGTCGTCAACAGTCTGATGACGAACACGCAATACGCGTTTAACCTGGTGGCCTTCAACGCCGCCACAACAGCGGCGACACCCTGGATCGCGGTCAACACAACGCTCTGA